In a single window of the Procambarus clarkii isolate CNS0578487 chromosome 51, FALCON_Pclarkii_2.0, whole genome shotgun sequence genome:
- the LOC138351815 gene encoding uncharacterized protein encodes MTTRLRLRKVERTIHTLMTEDIYEELNTSFHRVLQSIQNYQNTLLAKDLDSLHAPRTSTHSTHQGPRLTPRTKDLDSHHAPRTSTHSKHQGPRLTPRTKDLDSLHAPRTSTHSTHQGPRLTPRTKDLDSLHAPRTSTYSTRQGPRLTPLTKDLDSLHAPRTSTHTTHQGPRLTPRTKDLDSLQAPRTSTHSTHQGPRLTPRTKDLDSLHAPRTSTYSTHQGPRLTPRTKDFDLLHAPRTSTHSTHQGPRLTPRTKDLDSLHAPRTSTHSTHQGPRLTPRAKDLDSLHAPRTSTHSTHQGPRLTPLTKNLEVRQGTLFCFFISLFSFPQRPSPEPYPGNVDNARPHPPATRTPPHTPATRTPPHPRQHGRRHIPPGNTDAATHPGNTDAATPPATRTPPHPPRQHGRRHIPRQHGRRHTPRQHGRRHIPRQHGRRHTPRQHGRRHTPRKHGRRHTPRQHGRRHTPGNTDAATSPGNTDAATPPGNTDAATPPGNTDAATHPGNTDAATHPGNTDAATPPGNTDAVTHPGNTDAATHPGNTDAATPPGNTDAATHPGNTDAATPPGNTDAATHPGNTDDATPPGNTDAATPPGNTDAATPPGNTDAVTHPGNTDAATPPGNTDATTPPGNTDAATPHGNTDAATHPGNTDAATHPGNTDAATHPGNTDAATPPGNTDATTPPGNTDAVTLPGNTDADSVVMPDTGRPTNGAVISVVFPELQMTDGLVAFAL; translated from the exons ATGACCACAAGACTAAGACTCCGTAAAGTGGAAAGGACAATACATACACTAATGACTGAGGACATTTATGAGGAACTAAATACCAGTTTTCATAGAGTTTTACAATCAATCCAGAACTACCAGAATACTCTACTTGCCAAAGACCTCGACTCACTCCACGCGCCAAGGACCTCGACTCACTCCACGCACCAAGGACCTCGACTCACTCCACGCACCAAGGACCTCGACTCACACCACGCACCAAGGACCTCGACTCACTccaagcaccaaggacctcgaCTCACTCCACGCACCAAGGACCTCGACTCACTCCACGCACCAAGGACCTCGACTCACTCCACGCACCAAGGACCTCGACTCACTCCACGCACCAAGGACCTCGACTCACTCCACGCACCAAGGACTTCGACTTACTCCACGCGCCAAGGACCTCGACTCACTCCACTCACCAAGGACCTCGACTCACTCCATGCACCAAGGACCTCGACTCACACCACGCACCAAGGACCTCGACTCACACCACGCACCAAGGACCTCGACTCACTccaagcaccaaggacctcgaCTCACTCCACGCACCAAGGACCTCGACTCACTCCACGCACCAAGGACCTCGACTCACTCCACGCACCAAGGACTTCGACTTACTCCACGCACCAAGGACCTCGACTCACTCCACGCACCAAGGACTTCGACTTACTCCACGCACCAAGGACCTCGACTCACTCCACGCACCAAGGACCTCGACTCACTCCACGCACCAAGGACCTCGACTCACTCCACGCACCAAGGACCTCGACTCACTCCACGCACCAAGGACCTCGACTCACTCCACGCGCCAAGGACCTCGACTCACTCCACGCACCAAGGACCTCGACTCACTCCACGCACCAAGGACCTCGACTCACTCCACTCACCAAGAACCTCGAG GTGCGACAAGGTacattgttttgtttttttatatCGCTCTTCTCCTTCCCCCAAAGACCCTCACCTGAGCCCTATCCCGGCAACGTGGATAACGCCAGGCCACACCCCCCGGCAACACGGACGCCGCCACACACCCCGGCAACACGGACGCCGCCACACCCCCGGCAACACGGACGCCGCCACATCCCCCCCGGCAACACGGACGCCGCCACACACCCCGGCAACACGGACGCCGCCACACCCCCGGCAACACGGACGCCGCCACATCCCCCCCGGCAACACGGACGCCGCCACATCCCCCGGCAACACGGACGCCGCCACACACCCCGGCAACACGGACGCCGCCACATCCCCCGGCAACACGGACGCCGCCACACACCCCGGCAACACGGACGCCGCCACACACCCCGGAAACACGGACGCCGCCACACCCCCCGGCAACACGGACGCCGCCACACCCCCGGCAACACGGACGCCGCCACATCCCCCGGCAACACGGACGCCGCCACACCCCCCGGCAACACAGACGCCGCCACACCCCCCGGCAACACGGACGCCGCCACACACCCCGGCAACACGGACGCCGCCACACACCCCGGCAACACGGACGCCGCCACACCCCCCGGCAACACGGACGCCGTCACACACCCCGGCAACACGGACGCCGCCACACACCCCGGCAACACGGACGCCGCCACACCCCCCGGCAACACGGACGCCGCCACACACCCCGGCAACACGGACGCCGCCACACCCCCCGGCAACACGGACGCCGCCACACACCCCGGCAACACGGACGACGCTACACCCCCCGGCAACACGGACGCCGCCACACCCCCCGGCAACACGGACGCCGCCACACCCCCCGGCAACACAGACGCCGTCACACACCCCGGCAACACGGACGCCGCCACACCCCCCGGCAACACGGACGCCACCACACCCCCCGGCAACACGGACGCCGCCACACCCCACGGCAACACGGACGCCGCCACACACCCCGGCAACACGGACGCCGCCACACACCCCGGCAACACGGACGCTGCCACACACCCCGGCAACACGGACGCCGCCACACCCCCCGGCAACACGGACGCCACCACACCCCCCGGCAACACAGACGCCGTCACACTCCCCGGCAACACAGACGCCGACAGTGTTGTCATGCCTGACACAGGAAGACCTACAAACGGTGCTGTTATTTCAGTTGTGTTTCCTGAGCTCCAGATGACAGACGGACTCGTGGCCTTTGCCTTGTGA